One part of the Rutidosis leptorrhynchoides isolate AG116_Rl617_1_P2 chromosome 1, CSIRO_AGI_Rlap_v1, whole genome shotgun sequence genome encodes these proteins:
- the LOC139874411 gene encoding uncharacterized protein has translation MAPRRAVNFSCRAATEQVSNQKEEGLCMKMALADMVGTVLRIHGSMNTKLVVSPQNLTDLPVKTDLRETVLYCTDREKGLESVDVCPFIRYKRSRGIAYQTDPDERHTVRYLGYYEGIAAAEGPNLELVYYPGGGAEVEKRLTKMFKEGGERLPCIGVLRLGELVNPEIAKEFANVGTSPFHHPRLPNNEDDAVKTYGEQHAVVIVGIDTRPTDPNERWCEIKNTHGEKWGDGGFSRVGFDVFEYVLIPRMRVVSTRHRHDS, from the coding sequence ATGGCTCCACGACGAGCAGTCAACTTCTCATGCCGTGCTGCAACTGAACAGGTCTCAAATCAGAAAGAAGAAGGTCTGTGCATGAAGATGGCCTTGGCAGACATGGTAGGAACTGTGCTACGCATACATGGAAGCATGAATACGAAGCTTGTGGTCTCACCACAAAATCTTACTGACTTACCAGTAAAGACAGACCTAAGAGAGACAGTGCTCTATTGTACCGATAGAGAAAAAGGGCTGGAAAGCGTTGATGTATGCCCGTTCATTCGGTATAAACGATCTAGGGGCATAGCATATCAAACCGACCCCGACGAGCGTCATACCGTTCGATATTTAGGTTACTATGAAGGAATAGCTGCAGCCGAAGGTCCCAACTTGGAGTTAGTCTACTATCCGGGTGGTGGGGCCGAAGTAGAAAAACGTTTGACAAAAATGTTTAAAGAAGGAGGCGAAAGATTACCTTGTATAGGGGTGCTCCGTTTGGGTGAATTGGTAAACCCCGAAATTGCAAAGGAATTTGCCAATGTAGGCACGTCCCCTTTCCATCACCCTCGACTACCTAATAATGAAGACGACGCCGTTAAAACATATGGGGAACAGCATGCGGTCGTTATTGTGGGAATTGATACCCGGCCAACCGATCCTAATGAGCGATGGTGTGAAATCAAGAACACGCATGGTGAGAAGTGGGGTGACGGTGGATTTAGTAGGGTTGGGTTTGACGTGTTTGAGTATGTGCTTATTCCGAGAATGCGTGTAGTTTCCACTCGTCACAGACATGATTCCTAA